One region of Gorilla gorilla gorilla isolate KB3781 chromosome 13, NHGRI_mGorGor1-v2.1_pri, whole genome shotgun sequence genomic DNA includes:
- the IFNK gene encoding interferon kappa codes for MSTKPDMIQKCLWLEFLMGMFIAGTLSLDCNLLNVHLRRVTWQNLRHLSSMSNSFPVECLRENIAFELPQEFLQDTQPMKRDIKKAFYEMSLQAFNIFSQHTFKYWKERHLKQIQIGLDQQAEYLNQCLEEDENENEDMKEMKENEMKPSEARVPQLSSLELRRYFHRIDNFLKEKKYSDCAWEIVRVEIRRCLYYFYKFTALFRRK; via the coding sequence atgagcaccaAACCTGATATGATTCAAAAGTGTTTGTGGCTTGAGTTCCTTATGGGTATGTTCATTGCTGGCACCCTATCCCTGGACTGTAACTTACTGAACGTTCACCTGAGAAGAGTCACCTGGCAAAATCTGAGACATCTGAGTAGTATGAGCAATTCATTTCCTGTAGAATGTCTACGAGAAAACATAGCTTTTGAGTTGCCCCAAGAGTTTCTGCAGGACACCCAACCTATGAAGAGGGACATCAAGAAGGCCTTCTATGAAATGTCCCTACAGGCCTTCAACATCTTCAGCCAACACACCTTCAAATATTGGAAAGAGAGACACCTCAAACAAATCCAAATAGGACTTGATCAGCAAGCAGAGTACCTGAACCAATGCTTGGAGGAAGACgagaatgaaaatgaagacatgaaagaaatgaaagagaatgagATGAAACCCTCAGAAGCCAGGGTCCCCCAGCTAAGCAGCCTGGAACTGAGGAGATATTTCCACAGGATAGACAAtttcctgaaagaaaagaaatacagtgaCTGTGCCTGGGAGATTGTCCGAGTGGAAATCAGAAGATGTTTGTACTACTTTTACAAATTTACAGCTCTATTCAGGAGGAAATAA